A genomic region of Serratia fonticola contains the following coding sequences:
- the bcsQ gene encoding cellulose biosynthesis protein BcsQ, with protein MPLVCVCSPKGGVGKTTVTANLAYALARSGSKVLVVDFDSQNALRLHFGVPISDNRGFVAQSGSLSDWSQFILKVGPNLFVLPYGEVTDEQRLMFDDNLLNEPLFIQRGLSAVLNIPGMVVIADMPPGRNAAVQAMQTAADMRIVVLLADTASLSLLPNIEQHKFMNAPANREVGEYYVINQSDMRRTLSRDVTHFFEQRLQSKLLGTIHSDECVPEANASQRAIMDISPVSAAAFDIEQISKKVAVILRLSVGDGAYHHTTSIYGS; from the coding sequence ATGCCGCTAGTTTGCGTTTGTTCTCCGAAAGGAGGGGTAGGGAAAACCACGGTTACTGCGAATCTGGCTTATGCGTTAGCCCGTAGCGGCAGTAAAGTTTTAGTTGTTGATTTTGACTCGCAAAATGCGTTGCGGCTTCATTTTGGTGTTCCTATTTCGGATAACCGCGGTTTTGTTGCTCAATCCGGCAGTTTGTCTGATTGGAGCCAGTTTATTCTCAAGGTCGGACCAAACCTGTTCGTTTTACCCTATGGTGAAGTTACTGATGAACAGCGTCTGATGTTTGACGATAACCTGCTGAATGAGCCGTTGTTCATTCAGCGCGGCCTGAGCGCCGTGCTGAACATCCCTGGTATGGTGGTGATTGCCGATATGCCGCCAGGGCGCAATGCGGCGGTGCAGGCCATGCAGACGGCAGCGGATATGCGCATTGTCGTGCTGCTGGCCGATACCGCCTCCCTGAGCTTACTGCCCAATATCGAACAGCACAAATTTATGAATGCGCCAGCCAATCGTGAAGTTGGCGAATACTATGTTATTAATCAAAGCGATATGAGGCGTACGTTGAGCAGGGATGTCACCCATTTCTTTGAGCAGCGTCTGCAAAGCAAATTATTGGGAACTATCCATAGCGATGAATGCGTGCCTGAAGCCAATGCATCGCAGCGGGCGATAATGGACATAAGTCCGGTTTCAGCTGCCGCATTTGATATCGAACAGATCAGTAAAAAGGTAGCGGTTATTTTAAGGCTGAGTGTGGGAGATGGCGCGTATCACCACACTACGTCTATTTATGGCTCTTAG
- a CDS encoding FMN-binding negative transcriptional regulator translates to MYLPASFCEDDLNNQLALLRANPLGLIISQSPQGLLADPVPFLVDEQQGQVILRAHLSRANPHWQVLQAGQECLVVFQGAEGYISPGWYETKRQTGKVVPTWNYATVQMWGIPKVIEEASWLRQQLTGLTALHEGKQPQPWHLEDAPAGYIAANMKGIIGIEIAVTRREGKWKMSQNRTAADVDGVIAGLRAGDAAQQQLADEVERRRG, encoded by the coding sequence ATGTACCTACCTGCCTCATTCTGTGAAGACGATCTGAATAACCAGCTAGCTCTGCTGCGGGCCAATCCGCTGGGGTTAATTATCAGCCAGAGTCCACAGGGGCTATTGGCCGATCCGGTTCCCTTTCTGGTGGATGAACAGCAGGGGCAAGTGATACTGAGAGCTCATCTGTCACGGGCTAATCCGCATTGGCAGGTATTGCAGGCGGGGCAGGAGTGCCTGGTGGTGTTCCAGGGGGCTGAAGGTTATATCTCGCCGGGGTGGTATGAAACCAAACGGCAAACCGGCAAAGTGGTACCCACCTGGAATTATGCAACCGTGCAGATGTGGGGGATCCCCAAGGTGATTGAAGAGGCGTCTTGGCTACGTCAGCAACTGACCGGGCTGACGGCGCTGCATGAAGGCAAGCAACCGCAACCCTGGCATCTGGAAGATGCGCCCGCGGGGTATATCGCTGCGAATATGAAAGGCATCATCGGCATTGAGATTGCCGTCACGCGGCGTGAAGGTAAATGGAAAATGAGCCAGAACCGTACTGCAGCGGATGTCGACGGAGTGATCGCCGGGTTACGCGCTGGCGATGCCGCGCAACAGCAACTGGCGGATGAGGTTGAGCGGCGACGTGGATGA
- a CDS encoding LemA family protein encodes MEIYIGLALLAMVLIWAIMTYNRFISLRRFKDEAWSGIAVQLKRRHDLAPNLLSLVKRYAQHEKELLEEISRQRGNLVGDTRQIAESERQFSGTLGRIFALAEAYPELKANENFLSLQQSLTEIEEQLQMARRYFNGTVRDFNILVESFPSLLLARLFNFNADAFFELDDPEDAKLPRME; translated from the coding sequence ATGGAAATTTATATTGGGTTAGCCCTCCTCGCCATGGTGCTCATCTGGGCCATCATGACCTATAACCGCTTTATCTCCCTGCGCCGTTTCAAAGACGAAGCCTGGAGCGGTATTGCGGTACAACTCAAACGTCGTCACGATCTGGCGCCCAACCTGCTGAGCCTGGTCAAACGCTATGCACAGCATGAAAAAGAGCTGCTGGAAGAAATCAGCCGCCAGCGCGGCAACCTGGTCGGTGACACCCGCCAGATTGCCGAAAGCGAACGACAATTTTCTGGAACGCTGGGCCGGATCTTCGCCCTGGCGGAAGCCTATCCGGAACTGAAAGCCAATGAGAATTTCCTCTCTCTGCAGCAATCCCTTACCGAGATAGAAGAGCAGCTCCAGATGGCACGACGCTACTTCAACGGTACGGTGCGCGATTTCAATATTCTGGTGGAGTCGTTTCCCAGCTTACTGTTGGCACGTTTGTTCAACTTCAACGCGGATGCGTTCTTCGAACTCGACGATCCCGAGGATGCCAAGTTACCACGGATGGAGTAA
- the ybiB gene encoding DNA-binding protein YbiB, with the protein MDYSKIIKEIGRGKNHARDLDQETAFQLYRAMLAGEVPPLELGGILIALRIKGEAQEEMLGFYQAMQQQVIRLQKPQGRPMPVVLPSYNGARKQANLTPLLALLLARVGLPVVVHGVLNDSTRVTSAEIFRELGLPWSEDPQHAQQRLDSGNPVFIPVSALSASLAVQLDLRWKMGVRNSAHTLAKLATPFGDEEVLRIASVSHPEYVGRVASFFCQIGARGLLMHGTEGEAYANPQRCPQIHYISRGEQRVLLPRPEQDEVADVPAAKDAVTTARWTARCLACEVAIPAPIARQVACCLLAAGEVESLEQGLERLERLPK; encoded by the coding sequence ATGGATTACAGTAAAATTATCAAAGAAATAGGCCGTGGTAAGAATCATGCCCGCGATCTGGATCAGGAAACTGCCTTTCAGCTTTATCGCGCCATGCTGGCCGGTGAGGTTCCGCCTTTGGAATTAGGGGGGATCCTGATTGCTCTGCGCATCAAAGGCGAGGCGCAGGAGGAGATGCTCGGTTTTTATCAGGCGATGCAACAGCAGGTTATACGCTTGCAAAAGCCCCAGGGACGCCCGATGCCGGTGGTCTTGCCGAGCTATAACGGTGCCCGTAAACAGGCCAATCTGACCCCCTTGCTGGCGTTGCTGCTGGCCCGAGTAGGATTACCGGTGGTGGTGCACGGCGTGTTGAACGACAGCACCCGCGTCACCAGCGCAGAAATCTTTCGCGAGCTTGGCCTGCCCTGGTCTGAAGATCCGCAACATGCTCAGCAGCGGCTGGACAGTGGCAACCCCGTGTTTATTCCTGTCTCTGCCCTTTCAGCCTCTTTAGCTGTTCAACTTGATTTACGCTGGAAGATGGGCGTGCGTAACAGTGCACATACGCTGGCCAAGCTGGCGACGCCGTTTGGTGATGAGGAGGTGTTACGTATCGCCAGCGTTTCGCACCCGGAATACGTTGGGCGTGTTGCGTCGTTCTTCTGTCAGATAGGGGCCCGTGGCCTACTGATGCATGGCACAGAAGGGGAGGCTTATGCTAACCCGCAGCGCTGCCCGCAGATCCATTACATCAGCCGTGGCGAACAGCGCGTATTGTTGCCGCGGCCAGAACAGGACGAAGTGGCCGATGTTCCTGCGGCCAAAGATGCCGTAACGACCGCTCGCTGGACAGCGCGTTGTCTGGCCTGTGAGGTGGCGATTCCTGCCCCCATTGCCCGGCAAGTTGCCTGCTGTCTGCTGGCAGCCGGTGAGGTAGAAAGCCTGGAGCAGGGATTGGAAAGGCTGGAGCGCCTCCCTAAATGA
- the dinG gene encoding ATP-dependent DNA helicase DinG: MALSSAVKDQIGQWYKALQQQIPDFISRAPQRQMIAEVAKTLAGDYPRHLAIEAPTGVGKTLSYLIPGIAVGRAESKPLVVSTANVALQDQIYSKDLPLLKKIIPDLKFTGAFGRGRYVCPRNLAAMSTDVVEQGDLMLYLDEDELAPSNGEEQALCQKLSKALSRHEWDGLRDHYQQSIDDPLWIKLSTDKANCLGRNCHYIRECPFYIARKEIETADVVVANHALVMAALETESVLPNPKELLLVLDEGHHLPEVARDALEIDGEVTALWTNLQLDMIVRQVEQCMTQYRPKNPPGLANMERLKNHCEELRELIQIFVHQANAYLPPDNSQAEYRFEMGELPAEMVEICARLFKLTDGLRGLAEFILNDLSEQTGKHDIVRLHRAIIQMSRTQGYLEAMTKLWRLAAMDKSSNAPISKWIVRELRDNVPHLYLHCVGIRVSDQLEKLLWRKVPHVVITSATLRSLNSFSRLQEMSGLSEKAGDRFETLASPFNHVEQGKIVIPTMRFEPAMANEAEHLEEMARFFRAEQARGKHKGMLILFSSHRAMQTFLSYVTDLRLMLLVQGDQPRYRLVEEHRKRVEKGTASVLVGLQSFAEGLDLKGELLTQVHIHKIAFPPIDSPVILTEGEWLKSLNRYPFEVQSLPSASFNLIQQVGRLIRSNECYGEIVIYDRRLLTKSYGSRLLAALPVFPIEQREVPEADKAHKAALKSAADAAKKEKKRKNPFARRRAR, translated from the coding sequence ATGGCGCTCTCCTCCGCAGTTAAAGATCAGATCGGCCAGTGGTACAAAGCCCTGCAGCAGCAAATACCGGATTTTATTTCCCGCGCCCCTCAGCGGCAGATGATTGCCGAAGTGGCGAAAACCCTCGCTGGGGATTATCCGCGTCATCTGGCCATCGAAGCACCGACCGGCGTCGGCAAAACGCTCTCATACCTGATCCCCGGTATTGCCGTTGGGCGTGCCGAAAGCAAACCGCTGGTAGTCAGTACCGCTAACGTGGCGCTACAGGATCAGATCTACAGTAAAGATTTGCCGCTGTTGAAAAAGATCATTCCCGATCTGAAATTCACGGGTGCCTTTGGCCGTGGGCGCTATGTCTGCCCACGCAATCTGGCGGCAATGAGCACCGATGTGGTCGAACAGGGCGATCTGATGCTGTACCTGGATGAAGACGAACTGGCACCGTCCAATGGCGAAGAGCAGGCCCTCTGTCAGAAGTTGTCGAAAGCGCTCAGCCGTCACGAATGGGATGGCCTACGCGATCATTATCAACAGTCAATTGATGACCCGCTATGGATCAAACTGAGTACCGATAAGGCCAACTGCCTGGGGCGCAACTGTCATTATATCCGTGAATGTCCGTTCTATATTGCTCGAAAAGAGATAGAAACCGCCGACGTAGTGGTGGCTAACCATGCATTGGTGATGGCTGCATTGGAGACCGAGTCGGTATTGCCGAACCCGAAAGAACTGTTGCTGGTACTGGACGAAGGCCACCATCTGCCCGAAGTGGCGCGGGATGCGCTGGAGATTGACGGCGAAGTCACCGCGTTATGGACCAATCTGCAACTGGATATGATCGTGCGCCAGGTGGAACAGTGCATGACCCAGTACCGGCCAAAGAATCCACCGGGGCTGGCAAACATGGAGCGCCTGAAAAACCACTGTGAAGAATTACGTGAGCTGATCCAGATTTTTGTGCACCAGGCCAATGCCTATCTGCCACCTGACAATAGCCAGGCTGAATACCGTTTCGAAATGGGGGAACTGCCCGCAGAGATGGTAGAAATCTGTGCGCGGCTGTTCAAACTGACGGACGGATTACGCGGCTTGGCCGAATTTATCCTTAACGATCTCAGCGAGCAGACCGGTAAACACGATATCGTGCGCTTGCATCGAGCGATCATCCAGATGAGCCGCACGCAGGGCTATCTGGAGGCAATGACGAAACTTTGGCGGTTGGCTGCGATGGATAAATCCTCCAACGCGCCGATCTCCAAATGGATTGTGCGGGAGCTGCGCGATAACGTGCCCCATCTTTACCTGCACTGTGTTGGCATCCGCGTCAGCGATCAGTTGGAAAAACTGCTGTGGCGCAAAGTGCCGCATGTGGTGATCACCTCTGCTACGCTGCGTTCGCTGAACAGTTTCTCGCGTCTGCAAGAGATGAGCGGCCTGAGCGAGAAGGCGGGCGATCGTTTCGAAACGTTGGCATCGCCGTTTAACCACGTCGAACAGGGCAAGATAGTTATTCCAACCATGCGCTTTGAACCGGCGATGGCCAATGAAGCCGAACATCTGGAAGAGATGGCTCGTTTCTTCCGTGCAGAGCAGGCCCGCGGGAAGCATAAAGGGATGTTGATCCTATTCAGCAGCCACCGCGCAATGCAGACTTTCCTCAGTTATGTCACCGATCTGCGCCTGATGCTGCTGGTGCAGGGCGATCAGCCACGTTATCGGCTGGTGGAAGAACACCGTAAGCGGGTAGAGAAAGGTACAGCCAGCGTACTGGTCGGGCTGCAATCCTTTGCCGAGGGGTTGGATCTGAAAGGTGAGCTGTTGACCCAGGTGCATATTCACAAGATCGCTTTCCCACCTATTGACAGCCCGGTGATCCTCACCGAAGGCGAGTGGCTGAAATCGCTCAACCGTTATCCGTTTGAAGTCCAGAGCCTGCCGAGCGCGTCGTTTAACCTGATCCAGCAGGTAGGCCGTTTGATCCGCAGCAATGAATGTTACGGTGAAATTGTGATTTACGATCGTCGCCTGTTGACCAAAAGCTACGGTTCCCGGCTGTTGGCGGCATTGCCAGTGTTCCCCATTGAACAGCGTGAAGTGCCCGAAGCCGACAAGGCGCATAAGGCCGCATTGAAATCCGCTGCCGATGCGGCAAAGAAAGAGAAAAAGCGCAAGAATCCCTTTGCTCGCCGCCGTGCCCGTTAA
- a CDS encoding tautomerase family protein, which yields MPFSRIALHRGKSPQYLGTLSDSLQQVLVEVFNVPPADKFQAIDQYAPGELIYDRDYLGGPRSADYVLFYITIGRERDAATKQRFYQRLVVLLAQNLQLRPEDVMIIITTTQLEEWSFSAGRSALLANEP from the coding sequence ATGCCATTCAGCCGTATCGCATTACATCGCGGCAAATCACCGCAATACCTGGGTACCTTGTCCGATAGTCTGCAGCAGGTGCTGGTCGAGGTCTTCAACGTGCCACCGGCGGATAAATTCCAGGCGATCGATCAATACGCCCCTGGAGAGCTGATTTACGACCGTGACTATTTGGGCGGCCCCCGATCGGCAGATTATGTACTGTTTTACATCACCATTGGCAGGGAGCGTGACGCGGCTACCAAACAGCGTTTCTACCAGCGGCTGGTGGTGTTATTGGCTCAAAATCTGCAACTGCGCCCGGAGGATGTGATGATCATCATTACCACCACGCAGTTGGAAGAGTGGTCTTTCAGTGCGGGGCGCAGCGCATTGTTGGCAAACGAGCCGTAA
- the bcsA gene encoding UDP-forming cellulose synthase catalytic subunit, producing MNKILFYFLLLLALPFILLIIIAPMSSDNQYIFGLICIAIVFILGVSKSKKVTLVMIVMSTMMSLRYIYWRATETLHFNSTLEAVLGSALFMTELYALVILLFGYIQTTWSLKRTIEPLPDDVSLWPTVDVYIPTYNESMDVVRDTVLAAQCIDYPKDKMKIYVLDDGKRNEFAVFCADAGVGYITRSNNNHAKAGNLNNAMKVTQGELITVFDCDHVATRAFLQATVGSFLVDERLALIQTPHYFYSPDPFERNLSEASKVPNEGALFYGPVQQGNDNWNATFFCGSCAVIRRTALEEVGGFAVETVTEDAHTALKMQRRGWNTAFLALPLAAGLATERLGLHVIQRTRWARGMTQIFRVDNPLLGRGLTWQQRLCYLNAMLHFQYGLPRVIFCIAPLFYLLFNLNIIASSAGLIFAYVLPHLVMSIYINSRANGRYRYSFWGEIYETVMCFHLVIPTLLTLISPKHGKFNVTDKGALLDVNYFDFHIVRPHIIAVSLLLLGTAWGVIRLLTPEHYGANPQVIMLNIAWASFSMIILLAAIAVARETRQVRKTIRIDASLPAVLYFASGAAMRTETLDLSMGGVKLKTPDERFLQDPIEEVEIVLKSGAVSFPVELIDADKSVTRLMFKALPIEKRRELVRVVLARADAWIRTKPYPQDRPLRSLLGVLRCIFELFYFSWRDRRAKKQQRKSADVTRSQDKEQTL from the coding sequence ATGAATAAAATACTTTTTTATTTCTTACTGCTGTTGGCCTTACCTTTTATTTTATTGATTATCATTGCACCAATGAGCAGTGATAATCAGTATATCTTTGGTCTGATCTGTATCGCTATCGTCTTTATTTTAGGGGTGAGTAAAAGCAAGAAAGTTACCCTGGTGATGATCGTCATGTCTACGATGATGTCATTACGCTATATCTACTGGCGCGCGACGGAAACGCTGCATTTCAACAGCACGCTGGAAGCGGTGCTGGGGAGCGCGTTGTTTATGACCGAGCTGTACGCGCTGGTCATTCTGCTGTTTGGTTATATCCAGACCACCTGGTCATTAAAACGTACCATTGAACCTTTGCCGGATGATGTGTCTTTATGGCCCACCGTAGACGTTTATATCCCGACCTATAACGAAAGTATGGATGTTGTACGCGATACCGTGCTGGCAGCTCAATGTATTGATTATCCTAAAGACAAGATGAAAATCTATGTGCTGGATGACGGTAAGCGCAATGAATTCGCGGTATTCTGTGCCGACGCTGGCGTGGGTTATATTACTCGTAGCAATAACAATCACGCCAAGGCGGGCAATCTGAATAACGCCATGAAAGTGACTCAGGGTGAGTTAATCACCGTGTTTGACTGTGACCACGTGGCTACCCGCGCTTTTTTACAGGCTACCGTCGGCAGTTTTCTGGTGGATGAACGCCTGGCGTTGATTCAGACCCCGCACTACTTCTATTCGCCGGACCCGTTCGAGCGCAACCTGTCGGAGGCGAGCAAAGTCCCCAATGAAGGCGCGCTGTTCTACGGGCCAGTTCAGCAGGGTAATGATAACTGGAATGCCACCTTCTTCTGCGGCTCCTGTGCCGTTATCCGCCGTACGGCGCTGGAGGAGGTGGGGGGATTTGCCGTTGAAACCGTGACCGAAGATGCCCATACGGCATTGAAGATGCAGCGGCGCGGCTGGAACACGGCATTTCTGGCGCTGCCCCTGGCCGCCGGGTTGGCAACAGAACGCCTGGGGTTGCATGTGATCCAACGAACCCGTTGGGCACGCGGTATGACGCAGATCTTCCGGGTGGATAACCCTTTGCTTGGGCGCGGTCTGACCTGGCAGCAACGCTTATGTTATCTGAACGCCATGCTGCATTTTCAATATGGGTTACCGAGAGTCATCTTCTGTATTGCGCCATTGTTCTATCTGTTGTTCAACCTGAATATTATCGCCTCATCCGCCGGGTTGATTTTTGCCTACGTATTGCCGCATCTGGTGATGTCGATTTATATCAACTCCAGGGCGAACGGGCGGTATCGTTATTCATTCTGGGGGGAAATCTATGAAACGGTGATGTGTTTCCATTTGGTTATTCCTACCCTGCTGACCCTGATTTCGCCAAAGCATGGCAAGTTTAACGTGACGGATAAGGGGGCGCTGCTTGACGTCAACTATTTTGATTTCCATATTGTGCGCCCGCATATTATTGCCGTTTCCCTGCTGTTGCTCGGCACGGCCTGGGGGGTGATCCGTCTGTTGACGCCTGAGCATTATGGTGCCAACCCGCAGGTTATTATGCTGAACATCGCCTGGGCCAGCTTCAGTATGATTATCCTGTTAGCCGCTATCGCCGTGGCGAGGGAAACACGCCAGGTCAGAAAAACCATTCGTATTGATGCCTCTCTTCCGGCGGTGCTTTATTTTGCCAGCGGTGCGGCGATGCGTACGGAAACGCTGGATCTCTCTATGGGTGGGGTCAAGCTGAAAACCCCCGATGAGCGTTTTTTGCAAGATCCGATCGAAGAAGTGGAGATCGTCTTGAAGTCCGGTGCCGTGAGTTTCCCGGTGGAACTGATTGATGCCGACAAGTCGGTAACCCGCCTGATGTTTAAAGCGTTGCCGATCGAAAAAAGGCGTGAGCTGGTGCGGGTTGTACTGGCGCGAGCCGATGCCTGGATCCGCACAAAACCTTATCCTCAGGATCGCCCGTTGCGGTCTTTGCTCGGGGTTCTGCGCTGCATTTTCGAGCTGTTCTATTTCTCCTGGCGGGATCGTCGCGCCAAAAAGCAGCAGAGAAAGTCTGCGGATGTGACACGGAGCCAGGACAAGGAACAAACACTATGA
- a CDS encoding carboxymuconolactone decarboxylase family protein, with protein MQPLSQAGQLAFGDIAPKLAQISDQLLFDDIWQRPQLTPCERSLITVAALVALNRSEQLPFHLQLAQRHGVRQEQLAELITHLAFYAGWPVAASAVTRLRELGE; from the coding sequence ATGCAACCACTTTCTCAGGCTGGGCAGCTGGCGTTTGGCGATATCGCCCCCAAGCTGGCCCAGATCAGTGACCAACTGTTATTTGATGATATCTGGCAACGGCCGCAGCTCACCCCGTGCGAACGTAGTCTGATTACCGTCGCCGCGTTGGTGGCATTGAACCGCAGCGAACAACTGCCGTTTCATCTGCAACTGGCGCAACGTCATGGAGTGAGGCAGGAACAGCTCGCGGAATTGATCACTCATCTGGCCTTTTATGCTGGCTGGCCGGTCGCTGCCAGTGCGGTAACTCGTCTACGAGAACTGGGGGAATAG
- the bcsO gene encoding cellulose biosynthesis protein BcsO: MSKYDDVQQFKDKINLKDIDYKEFPKEESTSTFYRWPIVEQVAGNEGAPLPSQPPAPVNTAEFSSTTPFGLPQSSPLTAAKKENVRAPDHISHHLEHLVPPVAPNPITAPAPQPASTPTRPVQESRFNSSAAELTAVSQGDSQRFKQLFSKKSSSAGEAKTTGRHTLLKPLLESIASCR; encoded by the coding sequence ATGAGCAAATATGATGATGTCCAACAGTTTAAAGATAAAATAAATCTCAAAGATATTGATTATAAAGAATTTCCTAAAGAAGAGAGCACATCAACATTTTACCGCTGGCCTATTGTGGAACAGGTCGCAGGAAATGAGGGTGCGCCTTTACCCAGCCAGCCACCCGCGCCAGTCAATACTGCGGAATTTTCTTCGACAACGCCCTTTGGTTTGCCGCAATCTTCGCCGCTAACCGCCGCAAAAAAAGAAAATGTTCGGGCCCCAGATCACATTTCTCATCATTTAGAACATCTCGTGCCGCCGGTTGCGCCCAATCCCATCACCGCACCCGCTCCTCAGCCTGCAAGCACGCCAACGCGTCCTGTGCAGGAAAGCCGATTTAATTCTTCTGCCGCTGAGTTGACTGCTGTTTCGCAGGGGGATAGCCAACGTTTTAAACAGCTATTCAGCAAGAAATCGTCCTCTGCCGGTGAGGCGAAGACAACGGGCCGTCATACTTTACTCAAACCACTTTTAGAGTCTATTGCCTCATGCCGCTAG
- a CDS encoding DUF2207 domain-containing protein — MAGLSGRLLHVFWLLLFLATGAAANGIDENAPVAEETVSPAQPPRLVRAYEHILSFDAQAHFNADGSMEMRENIKVLALGQEIRRGIFRTLPLSWHRQDGKIFSVDYQIKKVSRDGVAEPYSLDKSGKTLTVRLGSAEHLLQPGIYNYEIQYQVSNHFSRFPEWDELYWNVTGNDWGYPISKASFHLTLPEASGNLNSDGKDSRLRSIDVYTGVQGAKEHNALILPGGSVQTSQPLNPGEGLTVVYTWPRSILANAPSPEAASPLVHLLLPTTKTSAIWIPVILLVGYCLLWWRKNVTATGLKMPPIVPLYSLPAPLSPGYLRFITQRKYDDVAFSSDLLDLVAKRGVAITHKKSKPQGVWFFKKQSADEQWLSLQSAEGNKRLNARDKQLLNTLFSGKRKNINLGLAYQRPMQKARKWLEKLSEDQREKVFHRWGKPVRRCVYIMLLIPVICGTFFSPVPALITIPALIFLLVGLTLLSLLLRFLFNPRKTWSRWGFVPLFFALMFGPFTTFASMIFMFEMFPLTQFPAGYVGALLVAILLCVLFGWRIPRYTQQGLNDLATAQGLKLYLSAAEKHRYQTLYPPEQLVSHFESLLPVALALGVGKTWANTFAQYLSSTGAMSEVFANGDWSSVQHFSQSCSSSSRETPSSSSSSGSSGSSYSGSGSSGGGSSGGGSGGGGGGGW; from the coding sequence ATGGCAGGTCTGTCTGGCAGGTTATTGCACGTTTTCTGGCTGTTATTATTTTTGGCAACCGGCGCTGCGGCTAACGGTATAGACGAAAACGCCCCGGTTGCCGAAGAAACGGTGTCCCCCGCGCAGCCTCCCCGCCTGGTGCGGGCTTATGAACACATTCTCTCATTTGATGCCCAGGCACATTTCAACGCCGATGGCAGCATGGAGATGCGGGAAAACATCAAGGTGTTGGCCTTGGGGCAAGAAATACGCCGTGGGATTTTCCGTACCTTGCCATTAAGTTGGCATCGGCAGGACGGCAAAATTTTCAGCGTCGACTATCAGATCAAAAAGGTTTCCCGTGACGGTGTCGCGGAACCGTACAGCCTGGATAAATCAGGGAAAACGCTCACCGTACGTCTAGGTAGCGCCGAGCATCTACTGCAACCCGGTATCTATAACTACGAGATCCAGTATCAGGTCAGTAACCATTTCAGCCGTTTCCCTGAATGGGATGAACTTTACTGGAACGTGACAGGCAATGACTGGGGCTACCCCATAAGCAAAGCCAGTTTCCACCTGACGTTGCCTGAAGCCAGCGGCAATCTCAATAGTGATGGCAAAGATAGCCGGTTACGCTCCATTGATGTCTACACCGGTGTACAAGGTGCAAAAGAGCATAATGCCCTGATCCTCCCCGGTGGTAGCGTGCAAACGTCACAGCCCCTCAATCCTGGTGAGGGCCTGACCGTTGTCTATACCTGGCCGCGCTCCATCCTTGCCAATGCCCCTTCCCCCGAAGCGGCTTCGCCCTTGGTGCATCTGCTGTTACCTACAACCAAAACCAGTGCGATATGGATACCGGTGATCCTGCTGGTTGGCTATTGCCTGCTTTGGTGGCGTAAAAATGTGACCGCCACCGGGCTGAAAATGCCCCCGATAGTACCGCTGTACTCACTGCCAGCCCCTCTGTCGCCTGGTTATCTGCGCTTTATTACCCAGCGTAAATATGACGACGTCGCCTTCAGTAGCGATCTGCTGGATCTGGTGGCGAAACGTGGCGTGGCCATTACCCATAAGAAGAGCAAACCCCAAGGAGTGTGGTTTTTTAAAAAACAGTCTGCCGATGAACAGTGGCTATCGCTGCAATCCGCTGAGGGGAACAAACGGCTTAATGCCCGCGATAAACAGTTGCTCAACACGCTGTTTAGCGGCAAGCGCAAAAACATCAATCTCGGCCTGGCCTATCAACGGCCAATGCAGAAAGCCCGTAAGTGGTTGGAAAAACTTAGCGAAGACCAACGGGAGAAGGTATTCCATAGATGGGGCAAACCCGTGCGACGCTGCGTCTACATCATGCTGCTGATACCGGTGATCTGTGGGACATTTTTCAGCCCAGTGCCCGCTCTGATCACCATCCCGGCGTTGATATTCTTGCTGGTGGGCCTGACGTTGTTGTCGTTACTGCTGCGCTTTTTATTTAATCCGAGAAAAACATGGAGCCGCTGGGGCTTTGTGCCCTTGTTTTTCGCCCTGATGTTTGGCCCGTTTACCACTTTCGCCAGTATGATCTTCATGTTTGAAATGTTTCCCTTGACCCAGTTTCCTGCCGGGTATGTTGGCGCATTGCTGGTCGCTATCTTGCTGTGCGTGCTGTTTGGCTGGCGGATCCCGCGCTATACGCAGCAAGGGCTGAACGATCTGGCGACAGCGCAAGGGCTGAAACTGTATCTGAGTGCCGCTGAAAAGCATCGCTATCAGACGCTGTATCCACCCGAGCAGTTGGTTTCTCACTTTGAAAGCCTGTTGCCAGTTGCCCTGGCACTCGGCGTAGGCAAGACCTGGGCCAACACCTTTGCACAGTACCTGAGCAGCACCGGGGCCATGTCGGAAGTGTTTGCCAATGGCGATTGGAGCAGTGTGCAACATTTCAGCCAATCCTGCAGTTCATCGTCCAGGGAAACCCCAAGCTCGAGTTCAAGCTCAGGATCATCAGGCTCCAGCTACAGTGGCTCCGGGTCGTCTGGCGGCGGTTCTTCCGGTGGCGGTTCCGGCGGCGGGGGCGGCGGCGGTTGGTGA